In Bacillus rossius redtenbacheri isolate Brsri chromosome 9 unlocalized genomic scaffold, Brsri_v3 Brsri_v3_scf9_2, whole genome shotgun sequence, one DNA window encodes the following:
- the LOC134543259 gene encoding uncharacterized protein LOC134543259 — MEDSPYGGGGYQPRGRGMGRGGPPRGGRGTFGDRGRGGGRGMMRGGPPGRGGRGGPPRGSGGMSRGGGDRGGGSFGMGSGGRGRGMGMRGRGDFTPRGGGDSRGSFQRASCQHGRVLQVVEEAEGAVWTEAGVAGAAGGASTAAGGGGAGPVDRYGGPGKRGGPQGGPMAKRGRFDSAPGSNGYAPPRAAPAYPPAAANNHYSVEPPAYGAPGYGGSQSYGGGQAYGAGYSSAGGYDGADYSGGYAPPPAEPAPGYGPPPAAPGGYGVQPDSYAAYSKPAPVVDSYGGYSSGPGYDTAPSYDDGYSTGASAYDVPGYGGGYGKPEYGGSSAGYGQSRDYGGQSRRY; from the exons ATGGAGGATTCGCCTTATGGAGGTGGTGGCTACCAGCCCAGAGGCCGCGGCATGGGGAGGGGAGGCCCCCCGCGAGGTGGTCGCGGCACTTTTGGCGACAGAGGACG CGGTGGTGGCAGGGGCATGATGCGAGGGGGCCCGCCGGGCAGAGGGGGCAGGGGCGGTCCCCCCAGGGGCAGCGGGGGCATGAGCAGAGGGGGCGGTGACCGTGGAGGCGGAAGCTTTGGAATGGGTAGTGGTGGAAG GGGTCGAGGCATGGGGATGAGAGGGCGCGGAGACTTCACCCCGAGAGGAGGTGGGGACAGCAGGGGCAGCTTCCAGAGAG CCAGCTGCCAGCACGGGCGTGTGTTGCAGGTGGTCGAGGAGGCAGAGGGGGCGGTATGGACCGAGGCGGGCGTGGCGGGGGCGGCAGGGGGAGCTTCGACCGCGGCGGGCGGGGGGGGCGCTGGCCCCGTGGACAGGTACGGAGGTCCAGGGAAGAGAGGCGGGCCTCAAGGGGGTCCCATGGCAAAGAGAGGGCGGTTCGACTCTGCGCCCGGATCCAACGGCTACGCTCCGCCCAG AGCGGCGCCAGCGTACCCCCCTGCCGCGGCCAACAACCACTACTCTGTGGAGCCTCCTGCTTACGGGGCTCCAGGGTACGGGGGCAGCCAGTCGTACGGGGGCGGCCAGGCCTACGGGGCGGGCTACTCCAGCGCAGGCGGCTACGACGGGGCCGACTACTCCGGGGGCTACGCCCCCCCGCCCGCGGAGCCCGCGCCCGGCTACGGGCCCCCTCCCGCCGCGCCGGGCGGCTACGGGGTGCAGCCCGACAGCTACGCCGCGTACAGCAAGCCAG CCCCTGTCGTCGACAGTTACGGTGGGTACAGCAGCGGGCCCGGCTACGACACTGCTCCGAGCTACGATGACGGGTATTCCACCGGTGCCAGTGCTTACG atgTTCCTGGTTATGGTGGTGGCTATGGGAAGCCAGAATACG GTGGCAGTTCAGCTGGCTATGGCCAGTCGCGTGATTATGGGGGCCAATCACGTCGCTACTAA